The Pseudomonas sp. SCA2728.1_7 DNA segment TCGCCGGCAACATGGCCGTAGGTGTCGTTGATCGCCTTGAAGTGATCGATGTCGATCAACGCAATCGCTGCGCCCTGCTTCTGCCGTTTACAGCGCTGAAAAGCAATCTCCAGTTGATCCTTCCAGGCGCCGTGATTGAGCAACCCGGTCAGGCTGTCGGTGCGGCTCAGGGCAAGCAATTCGCGTTTATGTCGACCGAGGGTGTAGGCCTGGCGAAAGCAGATCCAGCCCAGCGCCAACGGGTACAGCAGCAGTAACGGGAAACAGGCGTACATTTGCGCAGGCGTGGTCTGCGGAACGAAGGCCGGAGCAAAGACCACCAGCCCGACGCCAACCCCGAGCAACTGCGCAGCAGAGCCTGCCAATAGAAAACGTGAACCGCCGATAGCGACGTTGTTCATCGCCATCATCGAAATGGTCGTGGCCGTGGGCAGCGGATTGAAATGCATGGCGGCAAGCCAAAAGCCCCCGAAAAAGGCGTCGATCAACAGATTGCGGTGTTCAGCGTGGTAAGGAACCCGGGCGCGGCGCGCCCATTGAAACGCCAGATGCGGCCAGACCAAGCCGTTGAAGAACATCAGCGCCCAGACCCACAGCGGCGGATCGAGCGAGTACATCGCCACGCTCACGCACACGAGCCCCAGAATCAACCCGAGGATGCGCGATGTATAAAGCCTCCTGGCCAATGAAAGTCCCTTTCCTCCGGTATTTCCCATAAGGACCTCGATCACGCACACCGCAGGACGGATGTGCTGGAAGTCTAACAGGGCGACGTTAAATAGCCATCACCGGCCAGCGGGCTGAATAGAGCGACATCAGGGCCGCACACAGTGCAAATATTTGGCTATACATGAAAGGAGCAAAATGGAAAAACAACTATAAGAAGGAGGCCCATGCACACCTATCACGTGTTGATCATCGGCAGCGGTTTTGGCGGTCAATGTGCTGCGGTCAACCTGCTCAAAGCCGGGATCGACGATTTTCGCCTGCTGGAGCGAAGGGACTTTTTTGGCGGCACCTGGTGCCAGAACACCTACCCTGGCGCAGCAGTGGACGTGCCGTCGCCGCTGTATTCGCTGTCGTTCGCACCGTACCGCTGGTCGCAGATGTTCGCCGGGCAGGCCGAACTGCAGCGCTACACCGAACATGTCATCGAGGAATTCGGTTTGCGCGAACGCGTTGAGCTGGAGGCCAATGTCGAGCGCGTCGAATGGGACGACACGGAAAAACGCTGGGCCGTGCATACCGCCAGCAAAGGCACCTTTTATGCGCAGTTCCTGATCAATGCCACCGGACCATTGAGCCAACCGGTCATCCCACACTTCCCCGGCCAGGATCGCTTTCAAGGCAAGACTTTTCATACGAACAATTGGGATCACAGCTACGACTATCGCGGTAAACGTGTGGCCATCGTCGGCAGCGGCGCCAGTGCGGTGCAGGTGATTCCAGCGATTGCGCCGCAAGTCGATCATCTACACGTGTTTCAGCGCACGCCACACTGGGTGCTGCCCCGCGCCGATCGCCAGTTCGGGCCGCTGCAACGCTGGCTGCTCGGCCGCAAACCCGCCTACAAGCTGTTGCGCTGGCTGATTTACTGGCAATTCGAAACCCGGGTCATCGCGTTCAAATACTCGAAAGCGGCGATTCACATGGTCCAGCAGCACGCCCTGCGTTTTCTCAAACGCCAGGTACCGGACCCGGTCCTGCAAGAAAAACTCACCCCGGACTTCACCATCGGCTGCAAACGGGTACTGGTGTCCAGCACCTATTACCCGGCGCTGAGTCGCGCCAATGTCACCTTGCATACCCGCGAACAAGGCATCGCTTCCATCGACGAAACCGGCATCAACACCGAGGACGGTCAGCACATCGATGTTGATCTGATCGTCTGGTCGACCGGTTACGACGCCACCGACGGGGTGATTTCCTACCCGGTCAGCGGAAAAAACGCCGTGCAACTCAGAGAGGTCTGGGCGCAATACCCGCGCGCGTATCTCGGCACCAGCCTGCCGGACTTTCCCAACCTGTTTATCGTCACCGGGCCCAACACCGGCATTGGGCACACCTCGGCGCTGTTCATCATCGAATCGCAGATGAACTACATCCTCGACTGCATTCGCACCGTGCAGGCCAAAGGCCTGCGCAGCATCGAAGTGCGCCCCGAAGCGGAACGTACCTACACTGAGATGATTCATCGGGAGATGGAACGCACGGTCTGGAAGTCCGGCGGCTGCCACAGTTGGTATCAAAGCAAGAGCGGTCATGTGATCGCAATGTTTCCCGGCTTCAGTTTCAGCTATCACCGCTTGACCCGGGCGCTGAAACCGGCCGACCACATTCTGTCCTGAACACGTAAAAGGAAGACGTCGATGCTTTTGCTGTTTGTCGCCCTCGCGGTTTTCGTGGCCTGGAGCTGGTTGAGTTATCCGGCGGTCGGCCATTGGCTGTACGACTTGAACATGGCCATCGAGGCCAAGTTGTACAAATTGCACAAGATCGAAGTGCCGATCGCCGAGATGACCGTCTCGACCTGGCAAGGAGGGCCGTACGAAGCGGCCAGCGCGATTCTGATGCTGCATGGCTACAGCGCCGACAAGAACCTGTGGCTGCGCTTTTCCCGGCACTTTGTGCGCCAGTATCGGGTGATCATCCCGGACCTCGCCGGCCATGGTGAAACCGGCTTCAAGGCGGGCGGCGGCTACGACATTCCGTTGCAGGCCAAACGCATGATCCAGTTGCTCGACGTCTGCGGCGTGGAGAAAGTCCATGTGATCGGCAACTCGATGGGCGGCTATATTGCCGCGTGGCTGGCGGCGACTTATCCCGACCGCATCGCTTCGGTGGCATTGATCGATCCGGCGGGCGTCACCGCGCCCGAGGCCAGCGACATGGAGCGGCATCTGGCGCGCGGGCATAACCCGTTTCTGATCAATTCCCGGGAGGAGTTTCGCCAGTTTTACGCGATGACCATGGAATCGCCGCCGTGGGTGCCGAACCTGGTGCTGGACGCCATCGCCCAGCGCTACGAACAACAACGCGATGAACTGGAAGAGATCTTCCGCGATTTCCGCGCCAGCCCGCCGATGGAGCCGAAACTCGCCGACATCAAATGCCCGGCGCTGTTGCTCTGGGGGCGCAAGGATCGGCTGATCGATGTCAGCAGCGTGCCGGTGTGGAGCAAGGGCATCGCCAATCTGCGCGTGGATGTCTGGGATCACGTCGGGCATATGCCGATGGTCGAACAGCCGGGGAATACTGCGCGGCTGTATCGCGAATTCCTCGGAAGCCAGAAATGACACTCAACACATCCTGTGTAGGAGCTGCCGAAGGCTGCGATCTTTTGATTCTGCTTGTAAAAAACAAGATCAAAAGATCGCAGCCTCGTTTCACTCGACAGCTCCTACAAAGTGACGAGGTCTGAGGTTTAGATGAATATTCTTTATGACGAACGCCTCGACGGCCCGCTGCCGCAGGTGAACAAAGCCGAATTTCTCAAGGCCCTGCAGCACGCGCTGCCTGACCTCGACATTTTGTGGCGTGAAGAAGAACTCAAACCCTACGAATGCGACGGCCTCTCCGCCTACCGCACCACGCCGATGCTGGTCGCCCTGCCCCGTCGACTCGAGCAAGTGCAAAGCCTGCTCAAACTCTGCCATCAGAAGAACGTCCCGGTGGTTGCCCGTGGCGCCGGCACCGGCTTGTCCGGCGGCGCCTTACCGCTGGAACAGGGCCTGCTGCTGGTAATGGCGCGCTTCAACAATATCCTGCACATCGACCCCGCCGCGCGCACCGCGCGGGTTCAACCGGGGGTGCGCAATCTGGCGATTTCCCAGGCAGCGGCGCCGTTCGGCCTGTATTACGCGCCGGATCCATCGTCGCAGATCGCTTGCTCGATCGGCGGCAACGTCGCCGAAAACGCTGGCGGCGTGCATTGCCTCAAGTACGGCCTGACCGTGCACAACCTGCTGAAAATCGAAGTGCTGACCATCGAAGGCGAACGCCTGACCCTCGGTTCGGATGCCCTCGACTCAGCAGGTTTCGATTTGCTCGCGTTGTTCACCGGTTCCGAAGGTTTGCTGGGGATCATCACCGAAGTCACGGTCAAACTGCTGCCCAAACCGCAGGTCGCGAAAGTCCTGCTGGCCAGTTTCGATTCCGTGGAAAAGGCTGGTCGCGCGGTCGCCGAAATCATCGCGGCGGGGATCATTCCCGGCGGTCTGGAGATGATGGACAACCTCGCCATTCGCGCCGCTGAAGACTTCATTCACGCCGGTTACCCGGTCGATGCCGAAGCGATTCTGCTGTGCGAACTCGACGGTGTCGAAGCCGATGTCCACGACGATTGCCAACGGGTGCGCGAGGTCATGACCGCGGCCGGCGCCACGGAAGTGCGTCAGGCCCGCGACGAAGCCGAACGCGTGCGGTTCTGGGCCGGACGCAAAAATGCCTTTCCGGCCATTGGCCGTTTATCACCTGACTATTACTGCATGGACGGCACCATCCCGCGCCGCGAATTGCCCGGCGTCCTGCAAGGCATCGCCCGCCTCGGCAAAGAATACGGTTTGCGCGTGGCCAACGTGTTCCATGCTGGCGACGGCAACATGCACCCGCTGATTCTGTTCGACGCCAACCAACCCGGCGAACTGCATCGCGCCGAAGCCTTGGGCGGCAAGATCCTTGAACTGTGCGTGCAGGTCGGCGGCAGCATCACCGGCGAACACGGCGTCGGCCGCGAAAAAATCAACCAGATGTGCGCGCAGTTCAACAGTGACGAACTGAGCCTGTTTCATGCAGTAAAAGCCGCGTTCGACCCGCAAGGCCTGCTCAACCCCGGCAAGAACATTCCGACCCTGCACCGTTGCGCCGAATTCGGCGCGATGCACATTCACGCCGGGCAACTGCCATTCCCCGAACTGGAGCGCTTCTGATGGCCGATGTCGACGCCGCCAGCGCCCTGCTCGATCAGGTCAACGAGGCGCGGGCCAACGCCACGCCGCTGAAGATTCAGGGTGGCAATAGCAAAGCCTTCCTCGGCCGCGAGGTGGCCGGCGAAGTGCTCGATACCCGCGCCCACTGCGGCATCGTCCGCTACGAGCCGACTGAACTGGTGATCACGGCGCGCGCCGGCACGCCGTTGTCCGAGCTGCTGGCGGCGCTGGACGCTGCCGGGCAAATGCTGCCGTGCGAGCCGCCGGCATTCGGTGAAGGCGCCACTGTCGGCGGCATGATCGCCACGGGTTTATCCGGGCCTCGGCGGCCGTGGTCGGGCTCGGTGCGCGACTTCGTCCTTGGCACGCGGGTGATCACTGGCCTCGGGCAGCACCTGCGTTTTGGCGGCGAAGTGATGAAAAACGT contains these protein-coding regions:
- a CDS encoding diguanylate cyclase; the encoded protein is MGNTGGKGLSLARRLYTSRILGLILGLVCVSVAMYSLDPPLWVWALMFFNGLVWPHLAFQWARRARVPYHAEHRNLLIDAFFGGFWLAAMHFNPLPTATTISMMAMNNVAIGGSRFLLAGSAAQLLGVGVGLVVFAPAFVPQTTPAQMYACFPLLLLYPLALGWICFRQAYTLGRHKRELLALSRTDSLTGLLNHGAWKDQLEIAFQRCKRQKQGAAIALIDIDHFKAINDTYGHVAGDIVLRQLSKLLKQNLRATDVAGRYGGDEFCVILPDLPLFNAAQAMEALRERFAILGYEQNPALKVSLSIGLAAYDPAHADATRWLNDADQALYEAKASGRNRVICNCDGKPRRTLLDSV
- a CDS encoding NAD(P)/FAD-dependent oxidoreductase, producing MHTYHVLIIGSGFGGQCAAVNLLKAGIDDFRLLERRDFFGGTWCQNTYPGAAVDVPSPLYSLSFAPYRWSQMFAGQAELQRYTEHVIEEFGLRERVELEANVERVEWDDTEKRWAVHTASKGTFYAQFLINATGPLSQPVIPHFPGQDRFQGKTFHTNNWDHSYDYRGKRVAIVGSGASAVQVIPAIAPQVDHLHVFQRTPHWVLPRADRQFGPLQRWLLGRKPAYKLLRWLIYWQFETRVIAFKYSKAAIHMVQQHALRFLKRQVPDPVLQEKLTPDFTIGCKRVLVSSTYYPALSRANVTLHTREQGIASIDETGINTEDGQHIDVDLIVWSTGYDATDGVISYPVSGKNAVQLREVWAQYPRAYLGTSLPDFPNLFIVTGPNTGIGHTSALFIIESQMNYILDCIRTVQAKGLRSIEVRPEAERTYTEMIHREMERTVWKSGGCHSWYQSKSGHVIAMFPGFSFSYHRLTRALKPADHILS
- a CDS encoding alpha/beta fold hydrolase, coding for MLLLFVALAVFVAWSWLSYPAVGHWLYDLNMAIEAKLYKLHKIEVPIAEMTVSTWQGGPYEAASAILMLHGYSADKNLWLRFSRHFVRQYRVIIPDLAGHGETGFKAGGGYDIPLQAKRMIQLLDVCGVEKVHVIGNSMGGYIAAWLAATYPDRIASVALIDPAGVTAPEASDMERHLARGHNPFLINSREEFRQFYAMTMESPPWVPNLVLDAIAQRYEQQRDELEEIFRDFRASPPMEPKLADIKCPALLLWGRKDRLIDVSSVPVWSKGIANLRVDVWDHVGHMPMVEQPGNTARLYREFLGSQK
- the glcD gene encoding glycolate oxidase subunit GlcD, with protein sequence MNILYDERLDGPLPQVNKAEFLKALQHALPDLDILWREEELKPYECDGLSAYRTTPMLVALPRRLEQVQSLLKLCHQKNVPVVARGAGTGLSGGALPLEQGLLLVMARFNNILHIDPAARTARVQPGVRNLAISQAAAPFGLYYAPDPSSQIACSIGGNVAENAGGVHCLKYGLTVHNLLKIEVLTIEGERLTLGSDALDSAGFDLLALFTGSEGLLGIITEVTVKLLPKPQVAKVLLASFDSVEKAGRAVAEIIAAGIIPGGLEMMDNLAIRAAEDFIHAGYPVDAEAILLCELDGVEADVHDDCQRVREVMTAAGATEVRQARDEAERVRFWAGRKNAFPAIGRLSPDYYCMDGTIPRRELPGVLQGIARLGKEYGLRVANVFHAGDGNMHPLILFDANQPGELHRAEALGGKILELCVQVGGSITGEHGVGREKINQMCAQFNSDELSLFHAVKAAFDPQGLLNPGKNIPTLHRCAEFGAMHIHAGQLPFPELERF